A genomic stretch from Podospora pseudoanserina strain CBS 124.78 chromosome 3, whole genome shotgun sequence includes:
- the GOR1 gene encoding glyoxylate reductase (COG:E; EggNog:ENOG503NW94), translated as MASSKSAGRPKVLLLGVIEHAQSSWEAVGEIAQILMPKSNNRADFIQEASSGAFDGCVAAYRTFDSFEVTGKIDGELLQALPDSLRFLCHNGAGYDQVDVHACTARGIRVSNTPTAVDDATADMGIFLLLGALRNVAVGMASLRAGEWRGKTLPPLGHDPQGKVLGILGMGGIGRNMAKKALVFGMQIRYHNRTRLDAHIEKEIGAEYVDFDTLLAGSDVISLNLPLNPKTRHIVSRNEFAKMKAGVVIVNTARGAVIDEAALVEALDSGHVSSAGLDVYENEPDVHPGLLANPRVLLVPHMGTFTVETETKMEEWAISNVRMAVESGRLRSIVPEQKSMER; from the exons ATGGCCTCTTCTAAAAGTGCAGGCCGACCAAAGGTGCTCTTGCTAGGCGTAATTGAGCA TGCCCAGTCATCGTGGGAAGCCGTTGGCGAGATAGCTCAAATCTTGATGCCAAAGTCGAACAACCGAGCCGACTTCATCCAGGAAGCATCCTCTGGAGCCTTTGACGGCTGCGTTGCCGCCTACCGCACCTTCGACAGCTTCGAAGTGACAGGCAAAATAGATGGCGAACTGCTCCAGGCACTCCCGGATTCCCTCCGTTTCCTGTGCCACAACGGAGCCGGATATGATCAGGTTGACGTCCACGCCTGTACCGCTCGCGGCATCCGTGTGTCCAACACCCCGACGGCCGTGGACGACGCCACGGCCGACATGGGgattttcctccttctcggaGCTCTGAGAAACGTGGCCGTCGGCATGGCCTCTCTTCGAGCAGGGGAGTGGCGCGGGAAGACCCTCCCACCGCTGGGACACGATCCCCAGGGCAAAGTCCTCGGCATCTTGGGTATGGGCGGTATAGGCCGAAacatggccaagaaggcgcTGGTGTTTGGTATGCAGATCCGATACCACAACAGAACGAGGCTGGATGCTCATatcgagaaggagattgGGGCTGAATATGTTGATTTCGACACTTTGCTGGCTGGCAGCGACGTCATCAGTTTGAACTTGCCCCTGAACCCAAAAACCCGTCACATCGTCTCGCGAAACGAGTTTGCCAAGATGAAGGCAGGCGTCGTCATAGTCAACACGGCCAGAGGGGCAGTCATCGACGAAGCAGCGCTGGTGGAAGCTCTTGATTCTGGACATGTAAGCTCTGCCGGCTTGGACGTGTATGAGAACGAGCCGGATGTCCACCCTGGGTTGCTGGCCAACCCCCGCGTCCTTCTGGTCCCACACATGGGAACCTTTACCGTCGAGACGGAGACTAAGATGGAAGAATGGGCGATTAGCAATGTGCGCATGGCTGTTGAATCTGGTCGTTTGCGGAGTATCGTGCCGGAGCAGAAGAGCATGGAACGGTAG
- a CDS encoding hypothetical protein (COG:S; EggNog:ENOG503NXYR) yields the protein MAQSPESPQLRLQSSLDSNPVKPRVLPNINTLDEHLQSLPTQPSSQQLPQLSQSSRPSEPSQPSQPSQLSQPSQHHHPRFWTPPPPTQSQAQAQTQAQAPPPSQTSQPASLPESTSAATSSSTTNGGGRGGEKDAADESSTVKHSNTYHHAPGASPAAAAAVAVGAAENSMHQVRGSQYEARYNGDAPMLTASMMSNSQPLPGPPRQPVSYAGSMPYHPDSLPPTSHYPYPPQAVPPADPYRPTPTSLPSMRTLDHGHGHGHGHGHGQPQPPPQHQHQQHGMALGGHMVAPVAPGPSGLGYHYVHPHVYGLPDPSAAGMRFAIAPGLAADPRIAMSGGRHKKEIKRRTKTGCLTCRKRRIKCDEGHPTCNNCKKSKRECLGYDPIFKQQPGPSAIQPAPNNQQQPSTPSTLASPAPTVLSSSTTHVYPPPTATTATYPPPPAPSVAFDSPASATPQSIKADQAYDYSAAIDPALQAAEASSTPASHYQQHIKTEGGTSHTVGDKNNLRAKKMKVDELIALGGAFPPAPSSPPSPETIDEMTKLYYEVYVPGLTLFFETQWYDIAKDRIATVLSAATLPHGQPLVSLFASFVDSISKIHGTDPSNMVASGHLETCVIWALARLPLLPSLNTAHPPSASNAPGRDSNEACGRLRVFETLISGETLESNPLTPPAASMSPSQRSELEFWFHLAQYLLHTHAPSSGSSTREHLLGLMRSLLDGRENRDVIYSIVVLREFTQRWDAGPNEQNVGAHLEESDPRSKLAVATRFIRDEAASTGGTTNVVRRLSDLAYRAFVRPGVNVNRTGRGG from the exons ATGGCTCAATCCCCCGAGTCACCCCAGTTGCGACTGCAGTCGTCTCTGGATTCGAATCCCGTAAAGCCGCGCGTGCTGCCAAATATCAACACGCTCGACGAGCACCTCCAGTCCCTACCGACCCAACCATCATCCCAACAGCTGCCCCAGCTGTCACAATCCTCACGACCCTCAGAGCCCTCACAGCCCTCACAGCCCTCACAGCTCTCACAGCcctcacaacaccaccacccgcgcTTTtggacaccaccaccgccgacacAATCACAAGCACAGGCACAGACACAGGCACaggcaccaccgccgtccCAGACGTCACAGCCTGCCAGTCTGCCAGAGAGCACCAGTGCCGCCACTagctccagcaccaccaacggcGGAGGACGCGGCGGTGAGAAGGACGCAGCCGATGAGAGCTCGACCGTGAAACATAGTAACACCTACCATCACGCGCCGGGAGCCAGccctgccgctgccgctgccgttgccgtcgGTGCAGCAGAGAATTCGATGCACCAAGTTCGGGGCAGTCAGTACGAGGCGCGATACAACGGCGACGCGCCAATGTTGACCGCGTCCATGATGTCCAACTCGCAGCCACTCCCCGGGCCTCCCCGCCAACCCGTCAGCTATGCCGGCTCGATGCCCTACCATCCCGACAGCCTACCGCCGACATCGCACTACCCGTATCCGCCGCAGGCCGTTCCGCCTGCCGATCCTTACCGACCGACGCCAACGTCCCTTCCCAGCATGCGAACCCTCGATCACGGACACGGGCACGGGCACGGACACGGACACGGGCAGCCACAGCcgccaccacagcaccagcaccagcagcacggTATGGCGCTGGGTGGCCACATGGTAGCCCCAGTGGCCCCGGGCCCGTCAGGCTTGGGATATCACTATGTCCACCCACATGTTTATGGTCTTCCCGACCCCTCTGCCGCCGGCATGCGCTTCGCGATCGCGCCTGGCCTGGCAGCCGACCCGCGCATAGCCATGAGCGGAGGCAGACACAAAAAG GAGATCAAGCGACGAACGAAAACCGGCTGTTTGACATGTCGCAAGCGCAGAATCAAG TGCGACGAGGGACATCCGACGTGCAACAATTGCAAAAAGTCGAAGCGCGAGTGCCTGGGCTACGATCCCATCTTCAAGCAGCAACCGGGCCCAAGCGCCATCCAGCCTGCCCCGAacaaccagcagcaaccctcGACACCGTCCACGCTCGCGTCCCCCGCCCCAACTGTCCTGTCGTCCTCCACCACGCACGTCTACCCTCCCCCGACCGCGACGACAGCCACATACCCGCCCCCGCCCGCTCCAAGTGTTGCATTTGACTCCCCTGCATCCGCAACCCCGCAGAGCATCAAGGCCGACCAAGCATACGACTACTCGGCGGCTATCGACCCCGCTCTCCAAGCTGCGGAAGCCTCGAGCACGCCTGCATCTCACTATCAGCAGCATATCAAGACTGAGGGGGGCACATCCCACACCGTTGGTGACAAGAACAATTTGAGAG CAAAGAAGATGAAGGTCGATGAGCTGATAGCACTTGGGGGCGCcttccccccagcccccagcTCGCCCCCGTCCCCCGAAACTATCGACGAGATGACCAAGCTGTACTACGAGGTCTACGTTCCAGGTCTGACGCTCTTTTTCGAGACGCAATGGTATGATATCGCAAAGGACCGGATCGCGACAGTTCTCTCTGCCGCCACGCTCCCCCACGGCCAACCGCTCGTTTCTCTTTTCGCTTCCTTTGTCGACTCCATCTCCAAAATCCACGGCACCGACCCGAGCAATATGGTAGCCTCGGGCCATCTTGAAACGTGTGTGATTTGGGCACTCGCtcggctgccgctgctgccctcTTTGAATACTGCCCACCCACCTTCAGCATCAAACGCTCCTGGGCGGGATTCGAACGAGGCATGCGGTCGTCTACGTGTCTTCGAGACGCTCATCTCCGGAGAAACGCTAGAGAGCAATCCTTTgacaccaccggcagccaGCATGAGCCCATCACAAAGGAGCGAGCTGGAATTTTGGTTTCATCTGGCGCAGTACCTTTTGCACACGCATGCCCCATCTTCTGGATCTAGTACTCGTGAACATCTTCTTGGTCTCATGAGGTCTCTGCTGGATGGTCGAGAAAATCGTGATGTGATTTACAGCATTGTGGTGCTCCGCGAGTTTACCCAGCGTTGGGACGCTGGCCCGAACGAGCAAAATGTGGGAGCGCATTTGGAAGAATCGGATCCGCGCAGCAAGCTCGCAGTTGCCACGCGGTTCATTCGAGACGAAGCTGCCTCAACGGGCGGGACGACAAATGTTGTGCGGCGTCTTTCCGATCTGGCCTATCGAGCATTTGTTCGACCTGGTGTCAACGTCAACAGAACCGGCAGGGGTGGTTAG
- the SAH1 gene encoding S-adenosyl-L-homocysteine hydrolase (COG:H; BUSCO:EOG09262LYR; EggNog:ENOG503NU46), with amino-acid sequence MSNFKVADISLAAFGRREIELAENEMPGLMKTREKYAADQPLKGARIAGCLHMTIQTAVLIETLTALGAEVTWTSCNIFSTQDHAAAAIAATGVPVFAWKGETEEEYNWCLEQQLVAFKDNKKLNLILDDGGDLTHLVHTKYPEMLADCYGVSEETTTGVHHLYRMLKEGKLLVPAINVNDSVTKSKFDNLYGCRESLIDGIKRATDVMIAGKIGVVAGFGDVGKGCALALQGMGARVLVTEVDPINALQAAMAGFQVTTMEKAAKVGQIFVTTTGCRDILVGKHFEAMPNDAIVCNIGHFDVEIDVAWLKANAQSVQNIKPQVDRFLMKNGRHVILLAEGRLVNLGCATGHSSFVMSCSFTNQVLAQIMLFKNNDEAFAKKYVEFAKSGKLEKKVYVLPKILDEEVARLHLDHVNVELETLTNVQAEYLGLDVEGPYKSDHYRY; translated from the exons ATGTCCAACTTCAAGGTCGCCGATATCTCCCTTGCTGCCTTCGGGCGCCGCGAGATCGAGCTCGCTGAGAACGAGATGCCCGGTCTCATGAAGACCAGAGAGAAG TATGCTGCCGACCAGCCTCTCAAGGGTGCCCGCATTGCTGGCTGCCTCCACATGACCATCCAGACTGCTGTCCTCATCGAGACCCTGACCGCCCTTGGTGCTGAGGTTACCTGGACTTCCTGCAACATCTTCAGCACCCAAGACcacgccgctgccgccaTTGCTGCCACCGGTGTGCCGGTCTTCGCCTGGAAGGGCGAGACCGAGGAGGAATACAACTGGTGCTTGGAGCAGCAGCTCGTTGCcttcaaggacaacaagaaGCTGAACCTTATCCTTGACGACGGTGGTGATCTCACTCACCTGGTCCACACCAAGTACCCCGAGATGCTCGCCGACTGCTACGGTGTCTCTGAGGAGACCACCACTGGTGTTCACCACCTCTACCGCATGctcaaggagggcaagctCCTTGTTCCTGCCATCAACGTCAACGACTCTGTCACCAAATCCAAGTTCGACAACTTGTACGGCTGCCGCGAGTCCCTCATTGACGGCATCAAGCGCGCCACCGACGTGATGATTGCTGGCAAgattggtgttgttgctggtttCGGTGATGTTGGCAAGGGCTGTGCTCTCGCTCTCCAGGGTATGGGTGCCCGTGTGCTCGTCACCGAGGTTGATCCCATCAACGCCCTCCAGGCTGCCATGGCTGGTTTCCAGGTGACCACCATGGAGAAGGCCGCCAAGGTCGGCCAGATCTTCGTTACCACCACTGGCTGCCGTGACATTCTGGTTGGCAAGCACTTCGAGGCCATGCCCAATGATGCCATCGTCTGCA ACATCGGTCACTTTGACGTTGAGATTGACGTTGCCTGGCTCAAGGCCAACGCCCAATCTGTCCAGAACATCAAGCCCCAGGTTGACCGTTTCCTCATGAAGAACGGCCGCCACGTCATCCTTTTGGCTGAGGGCCGTCTCGTGAACTTGGGCTGCGCCACTGGCCACAGCTCTTTCGTCATGTCGTGCAGCTTCACCAACCAGGTGCTCGCTCAGATCATGCTCTTCAAGAACAACGATGAGGCTTTCGCCAAGAAGTATGTCGAGTTCGCCAAGAGTggcaagctcgagaagaaggtctACGTCCTCCCCAAGatcctcgacgaggaggttgcccGTCTTCACTTGGACCACGTCAACGTCGAACTCGAGACTCTCACCAACGTCCAGGCTGAGtacctcggcctcgacgtTGAGGGTCCTTACAAGAGCGACCACTACCGCTACTaa